TCATGGGCGGTCATGCGCCAGGCATGCAGGGATGGGGTAAAGATGCCGGAGGTCACTTTCCTGGCGGAGCGGGACAAGCGGCGGAGCAGCCGGCCGCCTTCCTTCCCGGGGCGGGTGGGCAGGATCAGAGAGAAGACCGGCAGGCTGATCATGGTTCCGAAGACGGCTCCGATGGATGAGGAGAGGTAGTGAGCCGCGTCGTAGCTCATGTGATTCACCGGCTGGACCATGGCGAAGATGAAGACTCCGGCTGTCCCACCGATGATTGCCAGTGTGGGACGCCGTGACGCGGTGAGAGATGCGAGCGGAATGAGGACCGCCGCGAAGCAGAGCAGCATGGTGAAGAGATCCCGCGCGTGGGGAAGCAGGAGAAACTTGCAGATAAACCCGGCGACGATTGCTGCCAGCATGCTCCAGGTCATGGCGATGACGCCCTTCGCCGGATGCTCCATGGTTGAGGCAAGGGCGCAGACCGCGGCGCATTGCATGACGAAGCCCGCTCCCTCTTGCCATGCGCTGATTGCCCAGAAGGTGCATGCGGTGGCGAGGGCGAGAGTGGTCCGCAGGGCGTGGCGGAGTGCATTCCGGAAGTCCGGTTGGATGGGATCGCGGAGGTTGGTGCGATCCAGTGCTTCGGGAGATAGCTGTTTGATCCATGGCTGCAGCAGGTGAATCACGGGCAGGATCACGCGCGCGGCATGCTCGTCTTCGGAGATGGCGATGCGATCCTCGGTCCGGGCGAGCAGTTCCTCCAACCCCGCGGATGCTTGCTGCAAGTTGGGGCGATCCGGGGTTTGGAAAGCGGGCGCGAGGATCGAACAAAGCTCCGTGAAGAAATCCCGGATGCGATCGTGAAGGGCCGGGGATCCCGAGAGCTGCTGCCATTGATGGGTGACCACACGGCTGGCATCGAGGAGATCGAGGGTGAGTCCTGTTAGAACGCGGAGGCGGCGGACCCGGTGATGGAATTCGGGGGTCTCGAGATGGGCATACTCCAGCAGCGCTTCGGTTCTGCTATACTCACGGCTGAGACGGAGGCGCGATGAGAGGATCTCTTCCGGCTTCATATCCCAGCGGAACGGAACGGCGGCGAGGATGCGGGCGTGGATCTGTTGCAGGCTTTCCTCCATCTGGCTGGCGGAGCGCCTGCTGCCGGAAAGTGCGGCGACCAAGGACATCGAGAGAACGCCGATCATGATGCTCGCGGTGCGGTCCAGGGCGACCAGCATCACTTGATCGTGGTGAGCTTGGGCGCCGACGACGACGAAGGCCGCGGTGTAACCGGCGAGGAGTCCGGCATAAGCCCGGAAGTGGCGGAAGAGATTGCCGATCCCGGTGCAGATGCCCACCCACAGCGAGAGCAAGCCGAAGAGAAGGACCGGCATGGCATCCATGGTCGCGATGAGGAAGACCCCGAAGGCCCCGCCCAGCATGGTGCCGAGAAGTCGGTAGGCGCTTTTTGAAAGAACATGCCCGGGGCGGGTGCTGGCCACCACCCAGACCGTCACTGCCGCGGAATAGGGGGTGCGGATGTCAAAGATGATCGCGGTATAGAAGGCCAAGGCGGTGGCGAGCATTCCCTGGACCGCGAATTCGAGGCCATGCCAGCGCTGCCGCCATGCATCGATCCGGGTCGGAAGGATGCGGAGCCATGCCAGAAGAGGCGAAGCGGAGAGGGATGGGGACATCGACGCGGCAAGAATACCACTCCTGCCGTGATGCCAGAATTGCGTTTAAAGTCTCATGGTTATACCTTTTGTGCATGGACCGGATCGAGATCCGCGAGATCGAGTGCTTCGTCGCCGTGGCGGAGAGCCTTAGCTTTTCCAAGGCGGCGCGACGCCTGAACATGACGCAGCCGCCGCTCTCGCGGCAGATCAAGAAGCTGGAGGAGAAGCTCGGAGTGGAACTTTTCCTGAGAAATACCCACCGGGTGGAGCTCACTCCGGAGGGGCGGGTTTTTCTGGAAGAGGGGGTATCGTTGCTGCGGCACACGGACCGAATTCCGGATTCGCTGCGGCTGGCGCGCAGCGGGCGGGTGGAAATTTTCAACGTGGCCTTCCTGGGGGCGCTGCTGGATGAGGAGATCGTCAGCGTGCTCCGCAAGTTCCGGACGCAGATGCCGGGCTCTCAGGTGCGGGTGCACGAGGTGACGCTCGATTCGGTGGCGGGCCATCTGCGAAACCGTGAAATGGATGGCGTGTTCATCGCCAGCGCGCCGGATGTTCCGGACGAGGATATCGGGTTCCTGCCGTGGCGAGTGCCGAAGTACAAGGTGCTGCTGGGATCCGGGCATCCTCTGGCGAAGCGGAGCGAGCTCCGGCTGAAGGATCTGGCAGAAGAACCGTGGATCATGATCTCGCGGAAGAGCGCGCCGTTCTTCCGGGAATGCTTTGTCGATGCGTGTGCTGCCCAAGGCTTCCAACCGCGGATCATCCATGAGTCCGACCGCCTGCCGGCCATCCTGGCGATGGCCGCGCTGGGTGAGGGGATCGGGTTGCTCTCGCATACGAACCTGCTGCTGTCGCTGCCGCACTTGATCCTGAAGCCGCTGGTCGGTGGCATCCCGAAGATCGAGCACGCCTTTGCCTACCGGAGGGATGACGAGTCCCCGGCGCTGGCTGGCTTCCTGAAGCTGCTCCGCTCCGAGAAGCGGGCGCGTCGCTGAGCTTGGCTCAGGTCAGCTTTTTCCTCACGGCTTCGATCTCCTCGGTCAGGGATTCCCAGCGGGAGATCGCGGCTTCGAGTTTCTGGGTGACCTGCTCGACGGTATTGCTGACGAGGCGGAACTTCGCAGGGGAGGCGATGACTTCCGGCTTCGAGAGATCGGCGGTGGCATTGCCCTGGGCGGTCTCGAGATCGGAGATTCGCTTTTCGAGCGTGGCCATCTCATCTTCCAAGGGCTTGAGCACCTGGGTGCGGAGCTGGCGCTGCTCGGCCTCGATGCGCTTCTGGTCCTTGCGGCTGAGCGTGGCGGGCTTGTCGGTGGCTGCGTTCTTCGCCTCGTGGGCGACGGTGGCGGCGTGAGCGCGGGAGGAAAGGGTGGATCCACCTTTCTCGTCCGCGGTCTTGTCGAGATAGTAGGTGATGTTTCCTTGGAACAAGCGCGGGTCCTCGCCGGGGCGGAACTCGAGGGTCTTCTGCACCACGGGATCGAGGAAGGCGCGGTTGTGCGAGACGATCATCACGGTGCCGGCGTAGTCGGCCAGCGCCCTCATGAGCACCTCCTGCGATTGCATGTCGAGGTGGTTGGTCGGTTCGTCCAGGATCAGGAAGTTGGCTGGAGCAACCAGCATGCGGACCAGCGCGACACGGGAACGTTCACCGCCGGAAAGCACGCCGACCTTCTTGAATACGTCGTCACCACGGAAAAGGAAACAGCCCAGCAGGTTCCGGGCAAAGGGTGCGGCTTCGCGGCTAGCCACTTCTTCCACGGTTTCGAGCACCGTCTTATTCGGGTCGAGCTCGTCCGCGTGGTTCTGCGAGAAAAAGGATGTGGCCACGCGCAGGCCGAACTCATGCGCGCCTTCATCCGGTGATTCCTGGCCGGTGATGATGCGGCAGAAGGTGGACTTGCCGGCACCGTTCGGTCCGACGATGGCGATGCGTTCGCCGCGGTTCACCTCGAAGTCGAATTTCTTGAAGACCTGCAGGGAGCCGTAGCTCTTCGAGACCTTCTCCAGCTTCGCGACGAGATTGCCGCTCTGGGGAGGAGCGGGGAACTTGAAGTTCATCACGGCGTCCGCGGATTCCGGGGCCGGGATGCGCTCGATCTTCTCGAGCATCTTCACGCGGGACTGAACCAGCGCCGCCTTGGCGGCAGAGGCGCGGAAGCGATCAATGAAGCGCTGGATTTCAGAGATCTCGCGCTGCTGTGCGAGGTAGCGCTTCTCATGGATATCTCGGCGCAGGACGAACTCGGTCTCGTAGTAGCTGTAGTTTCCGGAATACTCTTCGCAGCGGCCGTGGTGGAAGGCCAAGGTGCGGGTGCAGAGCATGTCCAGCAGGGCGCGGTCGTGGGAGATCAGGATGATGGCGCCCGGGTAGTTCACCAAGTAGTTTTCCACCCAGCGCTGGGTGCCGATATCTAGGTGGTTAGTCGGTTCGTCCAGCAGCAGGACTTCGGGCTCCTGGAGGAAGAGCTTGGCCATCGCGATACGCATCTGCCAGCCGCCCGAGAAGTGGCCGCAATCGCGCTCGAAGTCGCTCTTGCTGAAGCCGAGGCCTTGGAGAACGGATTCGACCTTTGGCTTCATGCGGGCCGGATCGGCCTCGTCGAGCTTCAGCTCCAGCTCGCCGATTTCCTCCAGCAACTCACCGTAAGGGGAGGAGCGGGGGTCGAGTTTTTCGAGTTCCGCGGAAAGGCGGTCGATCTTCTCCTGCAAGGCCAGCGTTTCGCCGAAGGCGCGCATGGTCTCATCCCAAAGGGAAATGCCCTTCACGTGGATGCCTTCCTGAGGAAGGTAGCCGACGCGGACATTGCGGGGGACGACGACTTTTCCGCCGGAAACCTCCACGATTCCTGCGATTGCCTTCATCAGGGTCGATTTCCCGGCACCATTGTGACCGGCGAAGGCAATGCGTTCCCGCGGCTGCACCGAGAAGGTGAGATCGGTGAAAAGGACGCGGGCGCCGTATTCGACGCGGAGATTTTGGACGGTGAGCATGAAATCGGACGGACGAAGCGGCGCGGAGACTTGCGGGCCGGAGGCCGGAGGTCAAGGAAGGGGCGGTGAAGATCGAAGTCCGGGATCCGGGCGTTGGAAAGCCGTTTTTAAGGAGGAGGGGAGTTGGATTTGCGGAAATGCGCTGATGCGTTTTGTCGGGAAAATGGTAGGGATAGGCGCCAGTTATGCCTGATAAAACAGGAAAATTAACAGGCGGGATTTGTGTGATTTCGTCGAGGGGTAGGGTGGGGCGTTGGATGGGAAGGCGGGCTTTTGCGGTTATGCGATTTCGGCTGAGAATCTCGAACTGGTGTGAGGAGGAACATCGACCTCATCCTCCCATGAAGTAGGTCGGGTAGCTACTTTCCTCTGTGGGCCCCGCTGCGATTCCAAACTGGGCCGTGCCTAAAGATGAATGGCAGGGCCGCCAAGCATGGGGAAAAATCCGAATAAGCCTAGAAAGTGGCTATTCCTTGGCGGGAAGAAGACTGAATTCCCCGGCTTTGGCTACTACTCTGGTGACGCGTCCGTTTGGATTTTGAAGATCGGCGTTGCTGGCGGTGGGCGCTGGCAGACACGGTAAATCACAACTTCTCGCTCACCCACTCCTCTACCTCGCGTCGAGACTTGAATCTTCTTCCAGCTTCGATACCCACCCACTTCTGTATGAGCGGATCCAAGTCCTCGATAAGAAATGGATGCTCGAGAATTTTAATAGTCAGATCATTCAATCCATTTCCCGATGCAGTTTCACCTAGCAACTCGACCAATGTAGCCACTTCCCGCAGGTTGGTGCTGTCGAGGATCGCATGCGATAGGCGCCGGCGTAGACTACCTTGCTGCTCGGCGGAAACTGCATTAAATATTTCGACGTAGGTATCTTTTAGGAGAGCCACACAGTCGGAATAAGGATGCTCGTCATATATCCAGCTCTCGACCTGGAATCGATTCATTGCCAAGCCGATGGCCGTAAGCGTCAGGTCCGCTAGCCCCTCTCGCTCAGGAACGTTCACCAAGTCGATATGCTTCGATAGCGGCGACAGGGACGATACCATCCCCTTCAACAGGGCCTCTTGTTCTTGTGAGGTTTGGGGCATCCTGAGGTCTCTAGAATGCAGCCCCTGCAGCCATTTAATGATTTCGGCAACAAGCTGCTTGGCGTCCTCGTCCTGAAGCACTTCAGCGTAAACGTTTAGCTCCATCATCCCTGAATCGACCATGTCGCCCTTGCGGAGACCCAGCAGTGGCGGTCCTTCTTCATTGGGGAGGAAGTTGCCGAGATCTTGGAACAACAAGTGCTGATAGCTACCTCTTGGAAGTTTTTCGCCAGCCTCCTTCATTGCGATAAGCGCTTGGAGGTGTTGAAAGAACTTTCCTGTCATCACCCAGCGAGTGAGCTCACGTCGCTTGTCGGCGTCCATTCGTGTTGCAGCTACGCCAATAGCTTCCGCGTATTGTCGGTCGAGCAATGTTGGGAATTTCTCGATATTTCTTCGCACAGCGGCGACGAACTCGGGAATAGTTTGTTTCCCAATGTTGCGAGAAAACTCCGCGAAGATCCTTCCCAACCTGGAAGGGAGTTTCGCTCTCAGCTTAAATTTTTTCGATCTCTCCGATTCTTCGGATTCTTCTGCGAGGGGGAGATCTTGGAGCTTGGCTAGACTATATTTCTCTTGAAAATCATTCACGCCGCGATACGCAGCATACCACTTCGAATAGATATCCACGGCAGACGCTACCTCAGTAGGACCTAGTGAGCTTGCCAAGAAGGCCAGCGCTTGCAGGTCATCCAATCCTGCTAGATCAGCATATCCTTCATGCCAACGCTTACCGAGAAGCAGAAGAGCCAACCTTCGGCGATGTTCGGACTCCAAGCGATGACCATTTATCAGGACCAAAGTAGAAATTTTTTCGGCGGGCCGGAAGTCAAAAAAATCTTGGTCAAGCTCTTGGGTTGGATTCTCTAGCAGGTCGATGTAGGTATCCACTGCCGCATCGAAAGCCTCTTTGTTAAGGGTGCCGAGCAACTGAAAAATTGTTTCAGGAGTATATCGGGTCCGTTGCTTGCCCCGCCATCTGGGAATTGATATCTCGACGATTTCTTGGCGCATCGCTTCTGGCTGACGTATTGCAGCCGAGTTGAGAACTACGATGGAAAAAACAAAATCCCAATATTCTACCGTCGTGATGCCCTGAAATGCTTGCTCCAGTTCTTCATTGTCTACCCCTACTGCAGCCTTAGAGACCAGCGGATCGCGAAGGAGCTTGTCGAAGAGGTGTTTGATTTCTCCATCCGACAATGCTCCCACTAGAATATTAAGGAAGTCCCGGACGTCGGTGGGCTCCTCGTGGGGGCTGTAGGTGATGCTCTCTAAGGTTCGTAGCGCTGCATGCGAATTGCAAAAGACTTCAAAGCAGGTGAGAATTCTTGCTCGCATCGCCTTGTCCTGCATGATGTCATGTGGTGTCTCCTGAGGCTGTGCATTAAGGTGTAATGATTCGAAATAGGACTGCGCTTTTGTCGTGGTAAGCAGTGTTTGAGTGAGCGAGTTCATTATCGATGCGCGCGCGCCCTCATCAAGTTGTTCGCTGTATGGCAGTAGGCTCTCACATATAGCCAAGATCGTAGTCGGACGGCTCGTCCCTGCCAATTCATCGATCGATGCCGCAATCTGTTGTTGTGTTGCTGCTGCCCCCGATCTTCGATCGAACAGACGAGATCTCCATACGCTGGGCCAGCTTGAGGAGCGTGTGGCCTTATTCGGGGTCAATGCCTCCAACAGCGCTTGCCGCTTTATCTCATCTGGATCAAAGCCGACCAGTGTCTGTATCATGATTGGCGCGTGGATCGCCCAATTGGAGTAGACATCAGGGGTTTCCAGCGCCGCCGTCACCAATGCAAGTTTTGTTGGCAGGTTCTTCTCGCTGATATCCCGCAGCAGTTGTGCTTGGGTAACGTTCGGAGACCCGAAGTCGTCCCACTTCGCATCGGCAAGCTCCGGCAGCCACTTCATCACCAACTGCCTAAGTTCTGAAGCCCGCACCTGCTCGGCAAGAAGCTCGCGCCTTCGATCATCCGCGCGCGCCTGTGAAATACGCATGCCTCCTACCAATGCGGCCGAACCGATTGCCGCAGCAATCGCTACGAGGATGATGCGATGCCGTCTGAGTGTTCTTCGCACTAGTCTCGCCACACTTGGTGCTGCTGCCTTTACTGGCTCGTTACGCAGATAAAGCGCTAGGTCGGCGATTAGATCACCGACGTCTTGATAGCGCTCTTCGGGCTGTTTCGCGAGAGCTTTTAGGATTACCTTGTCCAGATCCCCTCGTGCCCGGACGGCTGGATTTTTCCCAGTGAACCGCATTCTCGCCGAGGGTGGCACGGGCTCATGTTCCTTTATTCTTCTGCAAAGTTCGTCCAACTCGCCCGGTAGTGCTCCTTCCAACGCGAAGGGCGATGAGTCAGTGACTATTTCGTACAATAATACACCCAGGGAATAGATGTCGGTGCGGTTGTCGATCTTTGCCGGATCGTTTGCTAACTGCTCCGGGCTCATATACTCGGGGGTTCCCCGGAGTCCGCCCGCCAAGGTGCGGCTCGCTTTAGCAAGTGAGTCTTCCTTCAGTGCTGTAGCAATTCCGAAGTCAATGACCTTGGCGACGGGGCGATCTGCGATCGTTGCAACCAGCACATTGCCGGGTTTGATATCGCAATGTATAACCCCCATGCGATGAGCATGCAGAATGGCCAAACAAATGTCCTCGAAGATCTGTAGACGATCCTCAAGCCCTAGGCATCCGTTACTACAGTAATTTGTTACGGGATAGCCGTCCACCAACTCCATCACGAAGTAGGGTGCTCCTGCGGAAAAGGTGCCTGCGTCGTGTAATTGCGCGATGTTGGGATGCTGGAGCTTGGCGAGAATCTGCCGCTCTTTCTCGAAGCGAGCCAAGATTCCCGGGGTAGCGAAGCCCCCGTGAACAATCTTCATCGCGGCTCTTCTTTCGAAGGGCTCCACCTGAAGTACTTGGTAGACCACTCCCATTCCTCCCTCCCCAATAAGGGACTCAATGACATAGCGGCCGATTCGGACACCGACGAGATTGTTTCCGCTCTCATTCATATCCATCAGCACAGGCGCGCTAAGGCTCAGGCATGCTGTCGGAGAATCGGCTACGACGAGTAGAGACTCGAGATCCCGGCGTTGCCGACGGTCCTCGATCGAGGCCAAACGCTCTGCTCTTTCTGCCGGGTCCTGAATCTCCAGAAGTTCGTGGAATAATACCTCCTCATGGCTGCCTTCATCGGGTTCCTGAGATTCTTTGGAAGGAATGGAAACCATGTCGGGAGGGGGGAATGCCTATTCCGAGAATTAGGGCGGGTGCCTTTATTTTAGTCTGTTGCTCAATCTCGACCGCTGACTGCAAAACATGGAATCTACAATGAACGGCTCAGTTCTCCTCGCTTTCTGCGACGTCATGATTCTCAGTGATGTATCGGTGCAGCCAAGCCCGAGCATATTGCCAATGGCGTTTCGCTGTCGCCAGTGAATATCCGGAAATATCTGCGGCCTCCTCTAACGATAATCCCGCATAAAATCTCAAGCGTACGAGTTGTGCTTTTTTCGGGTCCTGATTCTCCAGTGCCTGAAGTGCCGCATCAACTTTAACCACCAATTCGGATGCTTCCTCGCTAGAAATCTCTCTTTCGTCGAGCAGAGTGACGCGGATGCCCCCGTTCCTTCGTAGAGTCGACTTGCGGCGCGCATTCTCAATCAGGATTCTGCGCATTGCTTCTGCGGCTGCGAAGAAAAAGTGCCGCCGACTTGCCCAAGGTCTCTCTGATTTCGAGAAGCGTAAATAGACTTCGTGAACGAGAGCCGTTGCCTGTAGTGTGTGTCCCGACTTCTCGCCGTTTAGTTTGCTCTGAGCCAACGCCCGCAATTCCGAGTAGGTCAGCTCCAACAATTGCGCTGTGGTTTTTCCCGGCACGTCTGAATCTAGGGGACCTGAATCCATATTTCTTGATTCTCGTTTGTTTTGTTAGAAGCGGCCCTCGTGTATAGAATACGTTTTGCTGATATTTGGTGAGCTATTTTGGCGGCATTTC
This portion of the Luteolibacter luteus genome encodes:
- a CDS encoding ECF-type sigma factor, whose product is MDSGPLDSDVPGKTTAQLLELTYSELRALAQSKLNGEKSGHTLQATALVHEVYLRFSKSERPWASRRHFFFAAAEAMRRILIENARRKSTLRRNGGIRVTLLDEREISSEEASELVVKVDAALQALENQDPKKAQLVRLRFYAGLSLEEAADISGYSLATAKRHWQYARAWLHRYITENHDVAESEEN
- a CDS encoding ABC-F family ATP-binding cassette domain-containing protein, which codes for MLTVQNLRVEYGARVLFTDLTFSVQPRERIAFAGHNGAGKSTLMKAIAGIVEVSGGKVVVPRNVRVGYLPQEGIHVKGISLWDETMRAFGETLALQEKIDRLSAELEKLDPRSSPYGELLEEIGELELKLDEADPARMKPKVESVLQGLGFSKSDFERDCGHFSGGWQMRIAMAKLFLQEPEVLLLDEPTNHLDIGTQRWVENYLVNYPGAIILISHDRALLDMLCTRTLAFHHGRCEEYSGNYSYYETEFVLRRDIHEKRYLAQQREISEIQRFIDRFRASAAKAALVQSRVKMLEKIERIPAPESADAVMNFKFPAPPQSGNLVAKLEKVSKSYGSLQVFKKFDFEVNRGERIAIVGPNGAGKSTFCRIITGQESPDEGAHEFGLRVATSFFSQNHADELDPNKTVLETVEEVASREAAPFARNLLGCFLFRGDDVFKKVGVLSGGERSRVALVRMLVAPANFLILDEPTNHLDMQSQEVLMRALADYAGTVMIVSHNRAFLDPVVQKTLEFRPGEDPRLFQGNITYYLDKTADEKGGSTLSSRAHAATVAHEAKNAATDKPATLSRKDQKRIEAEQRQLRTQVLKPLEDEMATLEKRISDLETAQGNATADLSKPEVIASPAKFRLVSNTVEQVTQKLEAAISRWESLTEEIEAVRKKLT
- a CDS encoding serine/threonine protein kinase encodes the protein MVSIPSKESQEPDEGSHEEVLFHELLEIQDPAERAERLASIEDRRQRRDLESLLVVADSPTACLSLSAPVLMDMNESGNNLVGVRIGRYVIESLIGEGGMGVVYQVLQVEPFERRAAMKIVHGGFATPGILARFEKERQILAKLQHPNIAQLHDAGTFSAGAPYFVMELVDGYPVTNYCSNGCLGLEDRLQIFEDICLAILHAHRMGVIHCDIKPGNVLVATIADRPVAKVIDFGIATALKEDSLAKASRTLAGGLRGTPEYMSPEQLANDPAKIDNRTDIYSLGVLLYEIVTDSSPFALEGALPGELDELCRRIKEHEPVPPSARMRFTGKNPAVRARGDLDKVILKALAKQPEERYQDVGDLIADLALYLRNEPVKAAAPSVARLVRRTLRRHRIILVAIAAAIGSAALVGGMRISQARADDRRRELLAEQVRASELRQLVMKWLPELADAKWDDFGSPNVTQAQLLRDISEKNLPTKLALVTAALETPDVYSNWAIHAPIMIQTLVGFDPDEIKRQALLEALTPNKATRSSSWPSVWRSRLFDRRSGAAATQQQIAASIDELAGTSRPTTILAICESLLPYSEQLDEGARASIMNSLTQTLLTTTKAQSYFESLHLNAQPQETPHDIMQDKAMRARILTCFEVFCNSHAALRTLESITYSPHEEPTDVRDFLNILVGALSDGEIKHLFDKLLRDPLVSKAAVGVDNEELEQAFQGITTVEYWDFVFSIVVLNSAAIRQPEAMRQEIVEISIPRWRGKQRTRYTPETIFQLLGTLNKEAFDAAVDTYIDLLENPTQELDQDFFDFRPAEKISTLVLINGHRLESEHRRRLALLLLGKRWHEGYADLAGLDDLQALAFLASSLGPTEVASAVDIYSKWYAAYRGVNDFQEKYSLAKLQDLPLAEESEESERSKKFKLRAKLPSRLGRIFAEFSRNIGKQTIPEFVAAVRRNIEKFPTLLDRQYAEAIGVAATRMDADKRRELTRWVMTGKFFQHLQALIAMKEAGEKLPRGSYQHLLFQDLGNFLPNEEGPPLLGLRKGDMVDSGMMELNVYAEVLQDEDAKQLVAEIIKWLQGLHSRDLRMPQTSQEQEALLKGMVSSLSPLSKHIDLVNVPEREGLADLTLTAIGLAMNRFQVESWIYDEHPYSDCVALLKDTYVEIFNAVSAEQQGSLRRRLSHAILDSTNLREVATLVELLGETASGNGLNDLTIKILEHPFLIEDLDPLIQKWVGIEAGRRFKSRREVEEWVSEKL
- a CDS encoding FUSC family protein, with the translated sequence MSPSLSASPLLAWLRILPTRIDAWRQRWHGLEFAVQGMLATALAFYTAIIFDIRTPYSAAVTVWVVASTRPGHVLSKSAYRLLGTMLGGAFGVFLIATMDAMPVLLFGLLSLWVGICTGIGNLFRHFRAYAGLLAGYTAAFVVVGAQAHHDQVMLVALDRTASIMIGVLSMSLVAALSGSRRSASQMEESLQQIHARILAAVPFRWDMKPEEILSSRLRLSREYSRTEALLEYAHLETPEFHHRVRRLRVLTGLTLDLLDASRVVTHQWQQLSGSPALHDRIRDFFTELCSILAPAFQTPDRPNLQQASAGLEELLARTEDRIAISEDEHAARVILPVIHLLQPWIKQLSPEALDRTNLRDPIQPDFRNALRHALRTTLALATACTFWAISAWQEGAGFVMQCAAVCALASTMEHPAKGVIAMTWSMLAAIVAGFICKFLLLPHARDLFTMLLCFAAVLIPLASLTASRRPTLAIIGGTAGVFIFAMVQPVNHMSYDAAHYLSSSIGAVFGTMISLPVFSLILPTRPGKEGGRLLRRLSRSARKVTSGIFTPSLHAWRMTAHDQLRQMQANPETTTDELQGGLIQLDLGTHLLALRKLARDLPSPAPVLTAIATGRINEEAIAHSLHDILRDDAIQPSLRFTVAALLDEVRRLLAAQTPARKFP
- a CDS encoding LysR family transcriptional regulator; its protein translation is MDRIEIREIECFVAVAESLSFSKAARRLNMTQPPLSRQIKKLEEKLGVELFLRNTHRVELTPEGRVFLEEGVSLLRHTDRIPDSLRLARSGRVEIFNVAFLGALLDEEIVSVLRKFRTQMPGSQVRVHEVTLDSVAGHLRNREMDGVFIASAPDVPDEDIGFLPWRVPKYKVLLGSGHPLAKRSELRLKDLAEEPWIMISRKSAPFFRECFVDACAAQGFQPRIIHESDRLPAILAMAALGEGIGLLSHTNLLLSLPHLILKPLVGGIPKIEHAFAYRRDDESPALAGFLKLLRSEKRARR